A DNA window from Theobroma cacao cultivar B97-61/B2 chromosome 5, Criollo_cocoa_genome_V2, whole genome shotgun sequence contains the following coding sequences:
- the LOC18598821 gene encoding titin homolog, which translates to MISTKVVDEADADNFMESETLSTTTESSFENQNGRNRGRAEPGKKMKKLRSIKLSRMPSTRKGRSSSSQLRTVLSGYAASSEQSTPIEMSDASPNHIDPTSSSDAKEENFQELQLTLTRRSSFKPVRAVTRKSSMKLRRPQLRKSSGGTDLKKKSQSLRPASFESSNSSRRDVSFQDGQHPIIPSSEVDSAPHYLESTSSCDMKKEQLQASPSHSESSFDSSDQNKKISTNEKQKLAYPGNESNRVLRTCALGPMRRLTKMASLKSKRPSTKKCSEISSISDPSIERATCSSTLKDSKFPDRVEIKPGGSESDGNAVLNVCRYSYCSLHGHNHGNKPPLKRFVSMRRRVAKTQKSLKPHRQSSGKAKHSGKKKKGLQTEKGVFNGDPGVAVQQTTVDIQEIPSVTGKEGSNFVNLAGSVPGELLYPDSSNEENLHQNNNPIKVEFKERSVDCSGVGAEQHKENFDAPDTKTKIEEIGHPDCRDVSSEEFGDATQLDKLSLRPDKTISTCNQVVPVDEEAHRDVDEDKASSLNLEEYKGDLGKDVKKLETVSTGRSFELPNGLFSLASVSGMMEEPTSASEEKNGDSELDHGILEAADSTAASTTDAACKTDKENQKNFTFWKLIYQHMVTGLDAEFETQKPLPGVNLKEQVENLHNACENKDSCQEISQTDQAMSIEDHEARNRKIEFSQSDAIKLVQQAFDKILSEIPDHSSDDQLVASEITSDEDFLLTKQDEGKEASISISSDSIEDCMVQDHEEKQLQTDNKVASEEVKVAQIEGKKSDKQMPNSWSNLKKIIILKRFVKSLEKVRNLKPRKTWNLPMNRDPEAEKIHLRHQNMKGRKNTEEWMLDHALRQVISTMAPSQKRKVAMLVQAFETIIPLPENGNDMRSNAAASSPTTSVQAHIESLVHNGDSVQNENGSEILPGKSSYPQMSFKDDHNQVNESQMAHQEIQKASPEPKVTSLLCGCTEQSLCIAASQMSGTDMMKEDTGAVDDNDGKDVSISMDAQPKFVDLSLSELEEHRLSDKSLNNEDAVRISHEKFFPENEEVIQKISKDEISILDSEVSNGGSEFNVQKKDLESSDLINSADQHPGKPESQTEVGEGAQPKYKFLSYPLAQSESNFAADVSKSERQKYMRLWYLIYKHMVSGSATEDGSQPLHNGADEEVQGDAASKFSIEKNADCQGSFAVGQDMMENYTTGSQNIECHNHEIIKLVEEAIDEIPLPDIQDDTSDNQSVTGDAIPDQVLSEKKHGEEVHIISSSTGSAEEDSEEARNITTEVRSTLNSEEKTLKSKNVSSQKEATRETEEGNKSKKRVQRNWSNLKKLILLRRFVKALEKVREFNPRAPQYLPLDPAPESEKVLLRHQNMEDRRNAEEWMLDYALQKVVAKLTPERKRRVELLVEAFETVIPTIS; encoded by the exons ATGATTTCTACCAAGGTTGTAGACGAAGCAGATGCTGATAACTTCATGGAATCAGAAACGCTGTCAACTACAACTGAATCGTCTTTTGAGAATCAGAATGGCAGAAACAGAGGAAGAGCAGAACCagggaagaaaatgaagaagctgAGATCAATCAAGCTCTCAAGAATGCCATcaacaagaaagggaagatCTTCATCCAGTCAACTCCGTACCGTGTTATCAGGATACGCAGCAAGCTCGGAGCAATCTACTCCAATAGAGATGTCTGATGCATCACCAAATCACATAGACCCCACAAGCTCTTCTGATGCAAAGGAGGAGAATTTTCAG GAATTGCAGCTAACATTGACAAGGCGATCTAGTTTTAAGCCTGTAAGAGCTGTAACAAGAAAGTCCAGCATGAAACTCAGAAGGCCCCAGCTGAGGAAATCTTCTGGAGGAACTGACTTGAAGAAGAAATCACAGTCACTTAGACCTGCATCTTTTGAGAGCTCAAACTCATCTAGGAGAGACGTAAGTTTCCAAGATGGTCAGCATCCTATCATTCCATCCAGCGAGGTAGATTCAGCACCTCATTACCTGGAGTCAACCAGCTCTTGTGATATGAAGAAGGAGCAGTTACAGGCAAGTCCAAGTCATTCTGAATCTAGTTTTGATAGCAGTGATCAGAATaagaaaatttcaacaaatgaaaaacaaaagttaGCTTATCCTGGTAACGAATCTAATAGAGTTCTAAGAACATGTGCGTTGGGACCTATGAGGCGCTTAACTAAAATGGCAAGTTTGAAATCCAAGCGGCCTTCCACAAAGAAATGCTCTGAAATTTCTTCCATCTCAGACCCAAGCATAGAGAGAGCTACCTGTTCCTCAACTCTCAAAGATTCCAAATTTCCAGATCGTGTAGAGATTAAGCCAGGAGGAAGTGAGTCTGATGGAAATGCAGTCTTGAATGTCTGTCGATATTCTTATTGCTCTCTCCATGGCCATAACCATGGTAATAAACCTCCATTGAAGAGGTTTGTTTCGATGAGGCGGAGAGTGGCAAAGACACAGAAGAGCTTGAAACCACATCGTCAATCCTCTGGAAAAGCAAAACATTCtggtaaaaaaaagaaaggactCCAGACAGAGAAAGGAGTCTTTAATGGAGATCCTGGAGTTGCAGTTCAACAAACAACTGTTGATATCCAAGAGATTCCTTCAGTCACAGGAAAGGAGGGCagtaattttgtaaatttggCTGGGAGCGTGCCTGGTGAATTATTATATCCAGATTCCAGTAATGAAGAGAATCTGCACCAAAATAATAACCCAATTAAAGTAGAATTTAAGGAAAGAAGTGTGGATTGCAGTGGAGTTGGAGCAGAACagcataaagaaaattttgatgccCCTGATACCAAGACCAAGATAGAAGAAATTGGCCACCCCGATTGTAGAGATGTTAGTTCGGAAGAGTTTGGAGACGCAACACAGCTTGACAAGCTGTCCTTGAGGCCTGACAAAACTATAAGCACCTGCAATCAAGTGGTTCCAGTGGACGAAGAAGCTCACAGAGATGTTGACGAAGATAAAGCTTCAAGTTTGAACTTGGAAGAGTATAAAGGTGATTTAGGAAAAGACGTCAAaaaattggagactgtttcaACTGGGAGAAGTTTTGAGCTTCCCAATGGTCTTTTCTCTTTAGCTTCTGTTAGTGGGATGATGGAGGAACCAACGTCAGCTAGTGAAGAGAAGAATGGAGATTCTGAGCTAGATCATGGGATCCTTGAAGCTGCAGATTCTACAGCTGCTAGTACTACTGATGCGGCATGCAAAACAGATAAGGAAAATCAGAAGAATTTCACATTTTGGAAATTGATATATCAGCATATGGTTACAGGTCTTGATGCAGAATTTGAGACTCAAAAACCTCTTCCTGGAGTGAATTTAAAAGAGCAAGTAGAAAATCTGCACAATGCATGTGAAAATAAGGACTCTTGTCAGGAAATTTCACAGACAGATCAGGCTATGAGCATAGAAGATCATGAAGCAAGAAACCGGAAGATTGAGTTCAGTCAAAGTGATGCAATTAAGCTGGTACAACAAGCCTTTGACAAGATCCTCTCAGAAATTCCAGACCACTCGTCTGATGATCAATTAGTTGCTAGTGAAATAACTTCAGACGAGGATTTCTTGTTAACGAAGCAGGATGAAGGTAAAGAAGCAAGCATCTCAATTTCCTCTGATTCCATTGAAGACTGTATGGTACAAGATCATGAAGAAAAGCAGCTTCAAACTGATAATAAAGTTGCATCTGAAGAAGTGAAGGTAGCCCaaatagaaggaaaaaagTCTGACAAGCAAATGCCAAATAGCTGGAGCAATctgaaaaaaataatcatcCTCAAGAGATTTGTCAAGTCATTGGAAAAGGTGAGGAACTTAAAGCCTCGCAAAACCTGGAATCTACCTATGAATAGAGACCCAGAAGCAGAAAAGATTCACTTGAGGCATCAAAATATGAAAGGGAGAAAAAATACTGAGGAATGGATGCTTGATCATGCACTTCGTCAAGTTATCTCAACAATGGCTCCatctcaaaaaagaaaagtagcTATGTTGGTACAAGCTTTTGAAACAATCATCCCACTACCAGAAAATGGGAATGATATGAGGTCCAAtgcagcagcttcttctcctaCAACTTCTGTTCAAGCCCATATTGAGTCCTTAGTTCATAATGGTGACAGTgtacaaaatgaaaatggttCAGAAATCTTGCCAGGCAAATCGTCGTATCCTCAAATGAGTTTCAAAGATGACCACAACCAAGTCAACGAATCCCAAATGGCACACCAGGAAATCCAAAAAGCATCTCCTGAGCCCAAAGTAACAAGTCTGCTTTGTGGTTGCACAGAACAATCTTTGTGCATAGCAGCCTCACAAATGAGTGGTACGGACATGATGAAAGAAGATACTGGTGCAGTTGATGACAATGACGGGAAAGATGTTTCGATTTCCATGGATGCTCAGCCGAAGTTTGTTGACCTCTCTTTGTCTGAACTTGAAGAACACAGACTATCTGATAAGTCCTTAAATAATGAGGATGCCGTAAGGATCTCTCATGAGAAATTCTTTCCAGAAAATGAAGAAGTTATTCAAAAAATCTCGAAGGACGAAATTTCAATTCTTGATTCAGAAGTCAGCAATGGGGGTTCTGAATTCAATGTTCAGAAGAAAGATTTGGAGTCCAGTGACTTAATTAATTCAGCTGATCAGCACCCTGGTAAACCTGAAAGCCAAACAGAAGTTGGTGAAGGAGCTCAGCCCAAATATAAATTCCTCAGTTATCCACTTGCACAATCTGAGTCCAATTTTGCTGCTGATGTTTCCAAGTCGGAAAGACAAAAATACATGAGGCTTTGGTACTTAATATATAAGCACATGGTCTCTGGTAGTGCCACCGAAGATGGATCACAACCACTTCACAATGGAGCAGATGAGGAAGTACAAGGTGATGCTGCCAGCAAATTTTCAATAGAGAAGAATGCTGACTGTCAAGGTTCTTTTGCAGTAGGTCAGGATATGATGGAGAATTACACAACAGGCAGCCAAAATATTGAATGCCACAACCATGAGATTATAAAGCTGGTAGAAGAAGCAATAGATGAAATACCTCTTCCAGATATTCAAGATGACACATCAGACAATCAATCAGTTACAGGTGATGCAATTCCAGATCAAGTACTCTCAGAAAAGAAACATGGTGAAGAGGTACATATCATCTCAAGTTCTACTGGTTCTGCTGAAGAGGATTCTGAAGAAGCTAGAAATATAACAACAGAGGTTCGTTCAACCTTGAATTCTGAAGAGAAAACACTGAAGTCCAAAAATGTAAGCAGCCAAAAAgaagcaacaagagaaacagaGGAGGGAAATAAATCCAAGAAGAGAGTGCAGAGAAATTGGAGCAATCTGAAAAAATTAATCCTTCTTAGGAGATTTGTCAAGGCATTAGAAAAGGTCAGAGAATTTAACCCACGGGCCCCTCAATACCTGCCCTTAGATCCTGCCCCAGAATCAGAGAAAGTTCTCCTAAGGCATCAAAACATGGAAGACAGAAGAAATGCTGAAGAATGGATGTTAGATTATGCACTTCAGAAAGTGGTTGCTAAACTAACTCCGGAAAGGAAAAGGAGAGTGGAGCTGCTTGTAGAAGCATTTGAAACGGTCATTCCCACTATAAGTTGA